In a genomic window of Thunnus thynnus chromosome 16, fThuThy2.1, whole genome shotgun sequence:
- the si:dkey-16j16.4 gene encoding uncharacterized protein si:dkey-16j16.4, whose amino-acid sequence MLKTLTKKLRRHSLNEIHPFQLKISYHGSGEGGESDDSEGENQELAQIDRERRRNCALTPLATSQQHNQGPLSPARLRRLRLLLDANLDRHSSEEELERISCGDNRKWVSLPQRHSDHHSSTSSDEEVRDLCGCGSPAASARPLVEPGACLAASPSPVLFSSSPPRSLKPPPMRFQLQVVKPVARPIILTHFDQSAPYRKYRHSYGGEPGRPSLDLEKMQQKMLLKKNCGGKTRTIKIRNLTGSRPPPRYTYDPSIFAFRSLSTVPPCSPLTPSEDPPCS is encoded by the exons atgctaaagaCTCTGACGAAGAAGCTAAGAAGACATTCACTCAATGAGATACATCCTTTTCAACTGAAG ATTTCTTACCATGGCAGTGGTGAGGGAGGGGAGAGTGATGACTCAGAGGGAGAGAACCAGGAGCTTGCACAGATTGACAGAG AGAGACGGAGAAATTGCGCCCTCACCCCTTTGGCCACCAGCCAGCAGCACAACCAGGGTCCCCTCTCTCCAGCCCGATTACGACGCCTCCGCCTCTTGCTAGATGCCAATCTGGATCGCCACTCTTCAGAGGAAGAGCTGGAGCGAATCAGCTGCGGGGACAACAGGAAGTGGGTGTCACTTCCCCAGCGCCACAGCGATCACCACAGTAGCACCTCCAGCGATGAGGAGGTGCGGGACCTCTGTGGCTGCGGGTCACCAGCTGCCTCTGCCAGGCCGCTGGTTGAGCCAGGTGCTTGCCTGGCCGCCTCCCCCAGCCCTGTGCTCTTCAGCTCCAGCCCACCACGTAGCCTCAAGCCGCCCCCCATGCGCTTTCAGCTCCAGGTGGTGAAGCCAGTGGCACGGCCAATCATTTTGACCCACTTTGACCAGTCAGCACCTTACAGAAAGTATCGACATAGCTACGGCGGGGAACCAGGGAGGCCCAGTCTTGACCTAGAGAAAATGCAACAG AAAATGCTGCTGAAAAAGAACTGCGGAGGGAAAACACGGACTATAAAGATTCGG AATTTGACTGGCAGTCGTCCTCCGCCCAGGTACACGTACGATCCCTCCATCTTCGCCTTCCGGTCCCTGAGCACAGTGCCCCCCTGCAGCCCCCTGACCCCGTCCGAGGATCCTCCCTGCTCATAA
- the slc4a1ap gene encoding kanadaptin, whose product MAASPPSDVSVKNKDEDMNSAMETDECLATENGGDAEKKDLSQTEPETEEPFKKPAFFAIKRGNVTAPSKAAAVETRSIKENNKAQDGDTAADAPVEPAGESKTSKKGQEENKKDKDKEVAPVKSKPEAKPRVLPAKGPPAGKFPPLPYTEPSWGGKAPDDSYSLEILKNGAIVDTVHLTHTSYFVVGRLPVCDVSLEHPSISRYHAVIQYRGQPGEGQSAGEERGFYIQDLGSTHGTVVNKNRIPPKTYIRLRVGHVLKFGGSTRLFILQGPDFDEEEESELTVTELRERARKQKAELEKRMMGDGSDNEDEDGEEEENGEGKSKKGQSKLQSEDSGCSWGMDEEVLPEEDENEENPFSTEFHEDQEAAYLKDPKKALQGFYDREGEELEFEYEDKSHGSWLCRIKLPVDDAMGRQLVAEVTHTGKKKDAAVQCCLEACRMLEARGLLRQEAVSRKRKKKNWEDEDYYDSDDDTFLDRTGTVERKRQERMKKAGKIEERPETYESLVAKLSEVEKELAETQKKLSADVKDSSGSSTEDTLDAFMVAVRSEAAMDAVERRKLHVHVADLRKDAQRLRKLVELTRPVQMPSLLPSGSSEKPKRTLPLFGAMKGGSKFKLKTGTIGKLPPKRPNLPAELFNMRELPPGGEEEEEEEEEQEEAEKNENDDDDDDDKECAGITEPYIDSEESNTSISRERSPSGQHREQPAPTQQTKEQSHKRRRDNQSVEAAEQVPPQSSKQAPTPSSTESKAEGDTQPGPRKAVKKKVMGPSRPPVQLSGQYPEDDPDYCVWVPPAGQTGDGRTHLNEKFGY is encoded by the exons ATGGCCGCCTCGCCGCCGTCAGACGTGAGCgtgaaaaataaagatgaagacATGAACTCTGCTATGGAAACGGACGAGTGCTTGGCTACTGAGAATGGGGGCGACGCCGAAAAGAAAGACTTATCGCAAACTGAACCAGAAACAGAGGAGCCTTTTAAAAAACCGGCTTTTTTCGCCATTAAACGCGGCAACGTCACAGCTCCGTCCAAAGCTGCCGCGGTAGAAACACGAagcataaaagaaaacaacaaagctCAGGATGGAGACACTGCTGCGGATGCACCTGTAGAGCCTGCAGGTGAGAGCAAAACCTCCAAAAAGGGGCAAGAAGAGAACAAAAAGGATAAAGACAAAGAGGTCGCTCCTGTCAAAAGTAAACCAGAAGCTAAACCGAGGGTGCTTCCTGCTAAAGGCCCCCCAGCTGGCAAATTCCCTCCGCTCCCATACACAGAGCCGTCCTGGGGGGGCAAGGCTCCAGATGACTCGTATTCCCTTGAAATCCTCAAGAACGGCGCCATAGTAGACACGGTGCACCTTACACACACGAGCTACTTCGTGGTTGGGCGATTACCTGTGTGTGACGTCTCTCTGGAGCATCCCTCCATCTCCAGGTACCATGCCGTGATTCAGTACCGCGGGCAGCCGGGGGAGGGACAGTCTGCCGGGGAGGAGAGGGGGTTTTATATCCAGGACCTGGGCAGCACACACGGCACCGTGGTGAACAAGAACAGGATCCCCCCGAAGACCTACATCAGGCTCCGTGTTGGACATGTGTTAAAGTTCGGTGGGAGCACGAGGCTTTTTATCCTGCAG GGTCCAGACtttgatgaggaagaggagtctGAGCTGACGGTGACAGAGCTGAGGGAGCGAGCCAGGAAACagaaggcagagctggagaAGAGGATGATGGGAGACGGTTCTGACAACGAAGATGAGgacggggaggaggaggaaaacgGGGAAGGCAAAAGCAAGAAGGGCCAGAGCAAACTGCAGAGTGAAGATTCGGGCTGTTCTTGGGGAATGG ACGAGGAGGTGCTCCCAGAGGAAGACGAGAACGAGGAAAACCCTTTTTCAACCGAGTTCCATGAAGACCAGGAAGCTGCCTACCTGAAAGACCCCAAAAAGGCTTTGCAGGGCTTCTACGACAGGGAAG GGGAGGAGCTGGAGTTTGAGTATGAAGACAAAAGCCATGGCAGCTGGCTCTGCAGAATAAA GCTGCCCGTGGACGATGCCATGGGTAGACAGCTGGTTGCCGAGGTGACCCACACAGGGAAGAAGAAAGACGCAGCTGTCCAGTGCTGCCTGGAGGCCTGTCGAATGCTGGAAGCCAGAGGGCTGCTGCGCCAGGAAGCAG TGTCCCGCAAGCGCAAAAAGAAGAACTGGGAAGACGAGGACTACTACGACAGTGACGATGACACCTTCCTGGACCGGACCGGCACTGTTGAGAGGAAGAGGCAAGAGCGGATGAAAAAAGCGGGAAAGATTGAGGAGCGGCCAGAGACCTATGAATCATTG GTGGCCAAACTGTCAGAGGTGGAGAAGGAGTtggcagagacacagaaaaagctCAGCGCTGATGTCAAAG ACTCGTCCGGCTCTTCCACTGAGGACACCCTGGATGCCTTCATGGTGGCAGTGCGCAGCGAGGCGGCGATGGACGCCGTGGAGCGCAGGAAGCTTCACGTGCACGTGGCTGACCTGCGCAAAGACGCCCAGCGGCTCCGCAAACTGGTGGAACTCACACGTCCCGTGCAGATGCCCTCACTGCTCCCCAG TGGTAGCTCAGAGAAACCTAAGAGGACCTTACCGCTGTTTGGAGCCATGAAGGGAGGAAGCAAATTCAAACTGAAGACCGGTACCATCGGG AAGTTGCCTCCTAAGCGTCCGAACTTGCCCGCAGAGCTCTTCAACATGAGAGAGCTTCCACCCGgcggagaagaagaagaggaagaggaagaggagcaggaggaggctGAGAAAAACGAgaacgatgatgatgatgatgatgataaagagTGTGCAGGTATCACTGAGCCTTACATTGACTCTGAAGAGTCCAACACCTCCATATCCAGAGAGAGATCCCCCTCAGGACAGCACAGAGAGCAGCCGGCACCAACTCAACAGACAAAGG AACAAAGCCACAAACGGAGGAGAGACAACCAGTCTGTTGAAGCAGCGGAGCAGGTTCCTCCGCAGAGCAGCAAACAGGCCCCGACCCCATCCAGCACAG AGTCCAAAGCAGAAGGAGACACACAGCCCGGCCCCagaaaggcagtgaagaagaaagtCATGGGCCCCAGCAGG CCACCTGTGCAGCTCTCAGGACAGTATCCAGAGGACGATCCTGATTATTGTGTCTGGGTGCCTCCTGCAG GTCAGACCGGAGATGGCCGCACACACCTAAATGAAAAGTTCGGCTACTGA